From Styela clava chromosome 6, kaStyClav1.hap1.2, whole genome shotgun sequence, one genomic window encodes:
- the LOC120331153 gene encoding uncharacterized protein LOC120331153 isoform X2 has protein sequence MLKEEMKVQEKREIEKKSKQAYERWVEKRNEIEKEQKEKEWRKKLEEKQKEDERRRKNEECFQKWLKKVNEKQCASPRQGTVSEYPAPSYHNPAPWIGPLADKDTKESVRRQHKMMIAEKHATIRQRPKTANQKRKGLVKTGPEKGKGVLICRPATAAPLFYNVPIRNTQNFVPEPKRGSFRGRS, from the exons ATGTTGAAGGAAGAAATGAAAGTTCAAGAAAAAcgagaaattgagaaaaaatcgAAACAAGCGTACGAGAGATGGGTGGAAAAgagaaatgaaattgaaaaagagCAAAAAGAGAAG gaaTGGAGAAAAAAACTCGAAGAGAAACAGAAAGAGGATGAAAGAAGAAGGAAAAATGAAGAATGCTTTCAGAAATGGCTGAAAAAAGTCAATGAAAAACAATGTGCTTCTCCAAGACAAG gTACAGTGAGTGAGTATCCCGCACCTTCTTATCATAATCCAGCACCGTGGATTGGCCCACTAGCAGACAAAGACACCAAGGAATCAGTACGTCGCCAGCACAAAATGATGATAGCAGAAAAACATGCAACAATTCGACAAAGACCAAAAACTGCGAACCAAAAAAGAAAAGGGCTCGTAAAAACTGGCCCAGAAAAGGGCAAAGGAGTGTTGATTTGTAGACCTGCTACTGCAGCACCCTTGTTTTATAACGTGCCAATTAGGAACACCCAAAACTTTGTGCCTGAACCTAAGAGAGGCAGTTTTAGGGGAAGATCGTAA
- the LOC120331153 gene encoding uncharacterized protein LOC120331153 isoform X1: protein MNREDLDDTYDLLSPVRRGEGAYSDSFESSDNESSPQFRSSVSFKSPSNSFKSSSFTASSKIPPPKYASTTRYQQDKPKNLNPLSAPGPSSSPPKRERIIRRTSPLKDRNSHDNTIELMKMPQDGDKKDLSVWEDWLIKKLQQEREDIKIQRQVEKEEKEREERKGMEKEDLKKRAELKHQQWCEEKLLKMKLQTKIDKSVNKC, encoded by the exons ATGAATCGTGAGGATTTAGATGATACATATGATCTTCTGTCTCCAGTACGTAGGGGAGAAGGTGCGTACTCCGACTCATTTGAAAGTTCTGACAACGAATCTAGTCCACAATTTCGATCGTCAGTAAGTTTTAAATCACCTTCCAACTCATTCAAGTCATCATCATTCACAGCATCTTCGAA GATCCCACCACCTAAGTATGCATCAACTACGAGATATCAACAAGACAAACCCAAAAATCTTAACCCGTTATCAGCGCCAGGCCCCTCATCTTCTCCACCGAAAAGGGAACGAATAATTCGACGAACTTCGCCATTGAAGG ATCGTAATTCTCATGACAACACTATTGAATTAATGAAAATGCCACAAGATGGTGACAAAAAAGATTTGAGTGTTTGGGAAGATTGGTTGATCAAAAAGTTACAACAGGAGAGAGAAGACATAAAAATACAG AGACAAgttgaaaaagaagaaaaagaaagagAGGAAAGAAAAGGAATGGAAAAGGAAGATTTAAAGAAAAGAGCTGAATTAAAACATCAGCAGTGGTGTGAAGAAAAGTTATTGAAG ATGAAGTTACAGACGAAAATTGACAAGAGCGTGAACAAATGTTGA